The proteins below come from a single Terriglobales bacterium genomic window:
- the glmS gene encoding glutamine--fructose-6-phosphate transaminase (isomerizing) — protein sequence MCGIVGYVGKKRVVPVIVDGLRRLEYRGYDSAGIAVAGNGEGLQVRRAEGKLRNLEEAIRLKPLDGTYGIGHTRWATHGRPTEENAHPHRDCTGRVVVVHNGIVENYLSLKRKLAEQGHKFVTETDTEVIAHLVEKHLASSGGNGHGHMALEEAVRRTVRELTGVFALAVITVDEPNKIVAARNGPPAVIGLGKDEYFVASDVPAILYHTRDLFFLADGDLAVITATGVQLTDFNGQPISRQVQHVTWDPIMAEKGGFKHFMLKEIFEQPRAVRDTMISRVSPDSGTVYLEEMEITEAEFRATQKINIAACGTSWHAGLAGKFMIERLARVPTEVDYASEWRYRDPIIDPKDITLLITQSGETADTIAAQREAKAKGSKTLGVCNVVGSMIAREASGTIYTHAGPEIGVASTKAFTAQLTALYLFAVYLAELRGTLKTDEARRLLNELRLVPGKLESLLTHAEVCEDLAREYGKAHDFLFLGRGIHYPIALEGALKLKEISYIHAEGYPAGEMKHGPNALIDENLPVVILATCDKNDRGSVTRYEKTLSNLKEVKARSGRVIAIATEGDEEIKEAADNVVFVPPAPELLLPILEVAPLQLLAYYIAVKRGCDVDQPRNLAKSVTVE from the coding sequence ATGTGCGGCATAGTGGGATACGTCGGTAAGAAGCGCGTGGTGCCGGTCATCGTGGACGGGCTGCGACGGCTGGAGTATCGCGGGTACGACTCGGCAGGCATCGCGGTCGCCGGCAACGGCGAAGGGCTCCAGGTGCGCCGAGCCGAAGGCAAGCTGCGCAACCTGGAAGAGGCCATCCGCCTCAAGCCGCTCGACGGCACCTACGGCATTGGACACACGCGCTGGGCCACCCACGGACGTCCCACGGAAGAGAACGCCCACCCGCACCGCGACTGTACCGGCCGCGTGGTGGTGGTGCACAACGGCATCGTCGAAAACTACCTCTCGCTGAAGCGCAAGCTGGCCGAGCAGGGACACAAGTTCGTCACCGAGACCGATACGGAAGTGATCGCGCACCTGGTGGAGAAGCACCTGGCCTCCAGCGGCGGCAACGGCCACGGGCACATGGCGCTGGAAGAAGCGGTGCGCCGCACGGTGCGCGAGCTGACCGGCGTCTTCGCGCTGGCGGTCATCACAGTAGACGAGCCGAACAAAATTGTGGCGGCGCGCAACGGGCCGCCGGCCGTCATCGGCCTGGGAAAAGACGAATACTTCGTGGCCAGCGACGTTCCGGCCATCCTGTATCACACGCGCGACCTGTTCTTCCTCGCCGACGGCGACCTGGCGGTCATCACGGCCACCGGCGTGCAGCTCACCGACTTCAACGGCCAGCCGATTTCGCGCCAGGTGCAACACGTCACCTGGGACCCGATCATGGCGGAAAAGGGCGGCTTCAAGCACTTCATGCTCAAGGAAATTTTTGAGCAGCCGCGCGCCGTGCGCGACACCATGATCAGCCGCGTCTCGCCGGATTCAGGCACCGTTTACCTGGAGGAAATGGAGATCACCGAGGCCGAGTTCCGCGCCACGCAGAAGATCAACATCGCCGCCTGCGGAACCAGCTGGCACGCGGGCCTGGCGGGCAAGTTCATGATCGAGCGCCTGGCGCGGGTCCCCACCGAAGTGGACTACGCCAGCGAGTGGCGCTACCGCGACCCGATCATCGATCCGAAGGACATCACGCTGCTGATCACGCAGTCGGGCGAAACAGCCGACACGATCGCGGCGCAACGCGAGGCCAAGGCCAAGGGCTCGAAGACGCTGGGCGTCTGCAACGTGGTGGGCTCCATGATTGCGCGCGAAGCCAGCGGCACGATCTATACCCACGCCGGACCGGAGATCGGCGTGGCCTCGACGAAAGCATTCACGGCGCAGCTCACGGCGCTGTACCTGTTCGCGGTTTACCTGGCGGAGTTGCGCGGCACGCTGAAGACCGATGAAGCGCGCCGCCTGCTGAACGAATTGCGGCTCGTTCCGGGAAAACTGGAGTCGCTGCTCACCCACGCCGAGGTCTGCGAGGACCTCGCGCGCGAGTACGGCAAGGCGCACGACTTCCTCTTCCTCGGCCGCGGAATTCACTACCCCATCGCGCTGGAGGGCGCGCTCAAGCTGAAGGAAATTTCCTACATCCACGCCGAAGGCTATCCCGCCGGCGAGATGAAGCACGGTCCCAACGCGCTCATCGACGAAAACCTGCCGGTCGTCATCCTGGCCACCTGCGACAAGAACGACCGCGGCTCGGTGACGCGCTATGAGAAGACGCTTTCCAACCTGAAGGAAGTGAAGGCGCGCTCAGGACGCGTGATCGCCATTGCCACCGAAGGCGACGAAGAGATCAAGGAAGCCGCCGACAACGTGGTGTTCGTGCCGCCGGCGCCGGAGCTGCTGCTGCCGATTTTGGAAGTGGCGCCGCTGCAGCTGCTGGCGTACTACATCGCGGTCAAGCGCGGCTGCGATGTGGACCAGCCGCGCAATTTGGCGAAGTCGGTGACCGTGGAGTAG
- the purS gene encoding phosphoribosylformylglycinamidine synthase subunit PurS yields the protein MKAYVYVSLKKSVLDPQGKTIQGALKKMGYRSVSDVRQGKFFEIALGESVDRAQAQAQVEKIARDVLTNPVIEEFSYRIEE from the coding sequence ATGAAAGCTTACGTTTACGTTTCGCTGAAAAAGTCGGTGCTCGACCCGCAGGGGAAAACCATCCAGGGCGCGCTCAAGAAGATGGGTTACCGGTCGGTGAGCGATGTCCGCCAGGGCAAGTTCTTCGAGATCGCCCTCGGCGAAAGCGTGGACCGCGCCCAGGCGCAGGCGCAGGTGGAGAAGATCGCGCGCGACGTGCTTACCAACCCCGTCATCGAGGAGTTCAGCTACCGGATCGAGGAGTGA
- a CDS encoding LytTR family DNA-binding domain-containing protein, with protein sequence MPLTTMIVDDEQPARDELAYLLKSVDDLQVVATGKNGLEAVSLIREHAPDLVFLDVQMPGLDGFGVIKKLIEKKTPLPQFVFATAFDQYAVKAFEVNAVDYLLKPFDKKRVLQAVQKARRNLHNEAPSSERLDALVHMLEAQQSQQARSSKIVLRAGGRLFLADQKDICYASIEDGVITVVTASGMEGQSNCRTLEELLTSLDQKLFWRAHRSYLVNVNRIKEVVPWFKSSYQLRMDDKKQTEVPVSRAQTRRLRELFGL encoded by the coding sequence ATGCCGCTGACAACCATGATCGTGGACGACGAGCAGCCGGCGCGCGACGAGCTCGCCTATCTGCTCAAGTCGGTGGACGACCTGCAGGTTGTCGCCACGGGCAAGAACGGCCTCGAGGCCGTGAGCCTGATCCGCGAGCATGCGCCCGACCTTGTTTTTCTGGACGTGCAGATGCCGGGGCTCGACGGCTTCGGCGTCATCAAGAAGCTCATCGAGAAGAAGACGCCGCTGCCGCAGTTCGTATTCGCCACCGCTTTCGATCAGTACGCGGTGAAGGCGTTCGAGGTGAACGCGGTTGACTACCTGCTCAAGCCCTTCGACAAGAAGCGCGTGCTGCAGGCGGTACAAAAGGCGCGGCGCAACCTGCACAACGAAGCGCCCTCGAGCGAGCGCCTGGACGCCCTCGTGCACATGCTGGAAGCGCAGCAATCGCAGCAGGCGAGGTCGAGCAAGATCGTGCTGCGCGCCGGCGGCCGGCTGTTCCTGGCGGACCAGAAAGACATCTGCTACGCCTCCATCGAAGACGGCGTGATCACGGTGGTGACCGCCAGCGGCATGGAGGGCCAGTCGAACTGCCGGACGCTGGAGGAGCTGCTTACCTCGCTCGACCAGAAACTGTTCTGGCGCGCGCACCGCTCGTACCTGGTGAACGTGAACCGCATTAAAGAAGTGGTGCCGTGGTTCAAGTCGAGCTACCAGCTGCGCATGGACGACAAGAAGCAGACGGAAGTGCCGGTGAGCCGCGCGCAGACCCGGCGGCTTCGCGAGCTGTTCGGGCTGTAA
- the recJ gene encoding single-stranded-DNA-specific exonuclease RecJ produces the protein MRWDLRAADDGAVASLTAVGIPPVLARLLAIRGMVTAEAADEFLHPALDRLHSPFLMTGMRAAVSRLLAAIARQEKILIYGDYDVDGTTAIVILKAAIELCGGAAEFHVPHRIREGYGMREDVIERAAAEGVRLIISVDTGIRAMSAAEAAARLGVDLIVTDHHLPEEGEAPRALAVLNPNQSGCEYPCKALCGAGVAFKLAQALLTSPDAILTRAVQIDALLKSFLKMVAIATVADAVPLTGENRVIAALGLDGLRSPVNAGLKALIEVATVDVSRRLTSADIAFRLGPRLNAAGRMDVARDVVELFSTRDAARARELAEKLNQLNGERQQEEARIIEEIEKLLAEPGAREPYCLVVDGDGWHRGVIGIAATRVVERYGRPALVIARDDTGEAHGSGRSISRFHLLEALESCRTLFTRFGGHAHAVGFSLPSERIGELRSALDKHARARLTPADFEPRVAIDAELPIHAVTPEFYELLRQMEPFGIGNPQPTFAARGARLVLPPRVLKEKHLKLRLQQPTAGDRKTHRSFDAVGWRMAELFHESPLLTGDTLDIAFRVEKNVSQEFGGGLQLELVDAQRAVAPAAPQILQIAASAGE, from the coding sequence ATGCGCTGGGACCTGCGAGCTGCCGACGATGGCGCCGTGGCGTCGTTGACCGCCGTCGGCATTCCGCCGGTGCTGGCGCGCTTGCTTGCGATTCGCGGGATGGTGACGGCGGAAGCCGCCGACGAATTCCTGCACCCTGCCCTCGACCGCCTGCATTCACCGTTTCTCATGACCGGAATGCGCGCGGCGGTGTCGCGCCTGCTGGCCGCCATCGCGCGCCAGGAAAAAATCCTGATCTACGGCGACTACGACGTGGACGGCACCACCGCGATCGTCATTCTGAAAGCGGCGATCGAGTTGTGCGGCGGCGCGGCTGAGTTCCACGTGCCGCACCGCATCCGCGAAGGCTACGGCATGCGCGAAGACGTGATTGAGCGCGCCGCGGCCGAGGGCGTTCGGCTCATCATCAGCGTGGATACGGGCATTCGCGCCATGTCGGCGGCCGAAGCGGCGGCGCGGCTGGGCGTGGACCTGATCGTGACCGATCATCACCTGCCGGAGGAGGGTGAGGCGCCGCGCGCGCTTGCCGTGCTGAACCCCAACCAGAGCGGCTGCGAGTATCCGTGCAAGGCGCTGTGCGGCGCGGGCGTGGCATTCAAGCTGGCGCAGGCGCTGCTTACTTCGCCCGACGCCATACTCACGCGCGCCGTGCAGATCGACGCGCTGCTGAAGTCGTTCCTGAAGATGGTGGCGATCGCCACCGTGGCCGACGCGGTGCCGCTCACCGGCGAGAACCGCGTCATCGCCGCGCTCGGGCTGGATGGCTTGCGCTCGCCGGTGAATGCCGGGCTGAAGGCGCTGATCGAAGTTGCGACGGTGGACGTTTCGCGACGGCTGACCTCCGCCGACATCGCTTTCCGCCTGGGGCCGCGGCTCAATGCAGCCGGGCGCATGGATGTGGCCCGCGACGTGGTCGAGCTGTTCAGCACGCGCGACGCGGCCCGCGCGCGCGAGCTGGCGGAGAAGCTCAACCAGCTCAACGGTGAGCGCCAGCAGGAAGAGGCGCGCATCATCGAGGAGATCGAGAAGCTGCTGGCCGAACCCGGCGCGCGCGAGCCCTACTGCCTGGTGGTGGACGGCGACGGCTGGCATCGTGGCGTGATCGGCATCGCCGCCACGCGCGTGGTGGAGCGGTACGGGCGTCCGGCACTGGTCATCGCCCGCGACGATACCGGCGAAGCGCACGGCTCGGGCCGGTCCATTTCTCGTTTTCATCTGCTGGAAGCGCTGGAATCGTGCCGCACGCTGTTTACGCGCTTCGGCGGACACGCGCATGCAGTCGGGTTCTCATTGCCGAGCGAACGTATCGGCGAGCTGCGATCTGCGCTCGACAAGCACGCGCGGGCGCGGCTCACGCCGGCGGACTTTGAGCCCCGGGTCGCGATTGACGCCGAACTGCCGATTCACGCCGTGACGCCGGAGTTCTACGAGCTTCTTCGGCAGATGGAGCCGTTCGGCATCGGCAACCCGCAGCCCACGTTCGCGGCGCGCGGCGCGCGCCTGGTTCTGCCTCCGCGCGTGCTCAAGGAGAAACATTTGAAGCTGCGCCTGCAGCAGCCCACGGCGGGCGATCGCAAGACGCATCGCAGCTTCGATGCCGTGGGCTGGCGCATGGCAGAGTTGTTCCACGAATCGCCGTTGCTCACCGGCGACACGCTCGACATTGCGTTTCGCGTGGAGAAAAACGTCAGCCAGGAATTCGGCGGCGGACTGCAGCTGGAACTGGTGGATGCGCAGCGAGCAGTCGCACCCGCTGCGCCGCAAATCCTGCAAATCGCCGCCAGCGCGGGCGAATAA
- a CDS encoding cation:proton antiporter: protein MPTPQVLYRDLAYVFVAAVCGGLAARALRQPLILGYVLAGILIGPFTPGPTVGDLHALELLAEIGVILLMYSIGIEFSFRDLLEVKWVALLGAPLGIALSIGIGLAVGRIAGWSTLPSVAIGAVVSVASTMVLSRLLIDRGELRSQHGRVMIGITLMEDVAVVMLTVLLPAMNAPGGNQLPALMRSIGLALALIVPLAFVAARVAPPLLARVAATGSKELFVLVSVALGFATAAVTQALGLSLALGAFLAGLVISGSEYAHRTLADLLPIRDVFVALFFVTIGALVNPGVLLSHPALLATLLLMIVPGKFVIWTAVVRLFRSPLATAVRVGIGLTQIGEFSYVLISVSRRAGLVDDAVYHATLTASLVSILANAALMRLVGVGKRGPVMAQ, encoded by the coding sequence ATGCCGACGCCGCAAGTCCTCTACCGCGATCTAGCCTACGTTTTCGTTGCCGCCGTGTGCGGCGGGCTGGCGGCCCGCGCGTTGCGCCAGCCGCTCATTCTTGGCTACGTGCTCGCCGGCATCCTGATCGGCCCGTTCACGCCCGGGCCGACCGTCGGCGACCTTCACGCCCTCGAGCTGCTGGCCGAGATCGGCGTCATCCTGCTGATGTACTCGATCGGCATCGAGTTCTCGTTTCGCGATCTGCTGGAGGTGAAGTGGGTAGCGCTGCTGGGCGCGCCCCTGGGGATCGCGCTGTCGATCGGGATCGGGCTCGCCGTGGGACGCATCGCCGGCTGGAGCACGCTGCCAAGCGTCGCCATCGGGGCCGTGGTCAGCGTGGCCAGCACCATGGTCCTGTCGCGCCTGCTGATTGACCGCGGTGAGCTGCGCAGCCAGCACGGCCGCGTGATGATCGGAATCACGCTGATGGAAGACGTGGCCGTGGTCATGCTGACCGTGCTGCTGCCGGCCATGAATGCGCCGGGCGGAAACCAGCTCCCGGCGCTGATGCGCAGCATTGGGCTTGCTCTGGCCCTGATCGTGCCGCTGGCATTCGTGGCCGCACGGGTGGCGCCGCCGCTGCTGGCGCGCGTGGCCGCAACCGGCTCGAAGGAACTGTTCGTGCTTGTATCGGTGGCGCTCGGCTTCGCCACGGCCGCCGTGACGCAGGCGCTCGGACTGTCGCTCGCTCTGGGCGCGTTCCTCGCCGGCCTGGTGATCAGCGGTTCGGAGTACGCGCATCGCACTCTCGCCGACCTGCTTCCGATTCGCGACGTGTTCGTGGCGCTCTTCTTCGTCACCATCGGGGCGCTTGTCAACCCAGGTGTGCTGCTGTCCCATCCCGCGCTGCTCGCCACTCTCCTGCTGATGATCGTTCCCGGCAAATTCGTGATCTGGACGGCGGTCGTTCGCCTGTTTCGCTCTCCCCTGGCGACGGCCGTTCGCGTGGGCATCGGACTCACGCAGATCGGCGAGTTCTCCTACGTCCTGATCAGCGTTTCGCGGCGCGCCGGGCTCGTGGACGACGCCGTGTATCACGCCACGCTCACCGCCTCACTGGTTTCAATTCTCGCCAATGCGGCGCTGATGCGGCTGGTTGGGGTGGGCAAGCGCGGGCCGGTCATGGCTCAATAA
- a CDS encoding acyltransferase → MAAGAPSREASQTGARLPSLDGLRGLSIAFVLVSHAALPLAGANRIGLRLLEWMGALGVSVFFIISGFLITYLLLQEEDRYRRFSLPRFYLRRVFRIFPAYYVFLGATAAAASVGWMLVSRRDLLAASTFLWNYWPGGGGWNLAHTWSLSVEEQFYLLWPVTLLLAGRRHALKISTALIVLAPFVRVATYFLAPAWRGHIGMMLHTRVDSLMFGCALALVWDSDGFARVRPRLFRPALLWLALLALLLASPALTIALAGRYTLAAGFSLQALCATLLLAWCVSEWRSAAGRVLNARPLVHLGLISYSLYLWQQPFARPDGWFALHGPLGILLPAVLAAEVSYFVVEQPFLRLRSRIEARLPPRPRAAAAVAAAQPMPVEGQLP, encoded by the coding sequence GTGGCCGCCGGCGCGCCATCACGAGAGGCATCGCAAACGGGCGCGCGACTGCCGAGTCTCGACGGACTGCGCGGCCTCTCCATCGCCTTCGTGCTCGTCTCGCACGCCGCGCTGCCCCTGGCGGGCGCAAACCGCATCGGCCTGCGGCTGCTGGAGTGGATGGGCGCGCTCGGCGTCTCGGTCTTCTTCATCATCTCGGGATTCCTGATCACCTACCTGCTGCTCCAGGAAGAAGACCGCTACCGGCGCTTCAGCCTGCCGCGCTTTTACCTGCGCCGCGTCTTCAGAATCTTTCCCGCTTACTACGTGTTTCTCGGCGCGACGGCGGCCGCGGCCAGCGTCGGCTGGATGCTGGTTTCCCGGCGCGACCTGCTGGCGGCGTCCACTTTTCTGTGGAACTACTGGCCGGGCGGCGGCGGATGGAACCTGGCGCACACCTGGTCGCTGAGCGTGGAGGAGCAGTTTTACCTGCTGTGGCCGGTCACGCTGCTGCTTGCCGGGCGGCGACACGCGTTGAAAATCTCAACGGCCCTGATCGTGCTGGCGCCCTTTGTCCGCGTGGCGACCTACTTTCTGGCTCCCGCCTGGCGCGGACATATCGGCATGATGCTGCACACGCGCGTGGACAGCCTGATGTTCGGTTGCGCGCTGGCCCTGGTGTGGGATTCGGATGGGTTCGCGCGCGTGCGGCCGCGGCTCTTCCGTCCGGCCCTGCTTTGGCTGGCGCTGCTTGCGCTCCTGCTGGCCTCCCCGGCGCTGACGATTGCTTTGGCCGGCCGCTACACACTGGCGGCGGGATTCTCGCTGCAGGCGCTTTGCGCCACGCTGCTGCTGGCCTGGTGCGTGAGCGAATGGCGGAGCGCGGCGGGACGCGTGCTCAACGCGCGTCCGCTGGTGCATCTGGGGCTGATCTCTTACAGCCTCTACCTGTGGCAGCAGCCGTTTGCCCGGCCTGACGGCTGGTTCGCGCTCCACGGGCCGCTCGGCATCCTGCTGCCGGCGGTGCTGGCGGCGGAGGTCTCGTATTTCGTGGTCGAACAGCCGTTCCTTCGGCTGCGCAGCAGGATTGAAGCGCGG